In Ruminococcaceae bacterium R-25, one genomic interval encodes:
- a CDS encoding prepilin-type N-terminal cleavage/methylation domain-containing protein → MKKLGKSSKKGFTLVELIVVIVILAVLAAMLVPALVGYIDRAKKEKDYQTASTVYAAAQAVLTEQYGKNNITKDTNGKYSVTSITKDQFKAEDKTTDAVIELAGVDPNKVSGYTFTVSDTNLVISWGSVTIKNGGAGGEAGVTYYLYKDGTWGVTPTTDGNKPA, encoded by the coding sequence ATGAAAAAGTTAGGTAAGTCATCAAAGAAGGGTTTCACATTAGTAGAACTCATCGTAGTCATTGTTATCCTTGCAGTTCTCGCAGCTATGCTCGTTCCTGCACTTGTTGGATACATTGACAGAGCAAAGAAGGAAAAGGATTATCAGACAGCTTCTACAGTTTATGCAGCAGCTCAGGCAGTTCTCACAGAACAGTATGGTAAGAATAATATTACTAAAGATACTAATGGTAAGTATTCTGTAACATCAATCACAAAGGACCAGTTTAAGGCTGAAGACAAGACAACAGATGCAGTTATTGAATTAGCTGGTGTTGATCCCAATAAGGTATCAGGCTACACATTTACTGTTTCGGATACTAATCTTGTTATTTCTTGGGGTTCAGTAACTATCAAGAATGGTGGTGCTGGCGGTGAAGCTGGTGTTACATACTATTTGTACAAGGACGGCACTTGGGGTGTTACACCAACTACAGATGGTAATAAGCCCGCTTGA
- a CDS encoding leader peptidase (prepilin peptidase)/N-methyltransferase — protein sequence MIFSYPLFEIPFIGIYLIILAFMFGAVFASFITCTAWRVVRGEDWMLGHSHCDTCGHELSTADLFPIISYIALKGKCRYCGSKVPPRDLIFEIILGLLFAGTLALHGVVDAAVIAALALEMLLLGLSLADWDSGVIPDGFLAAILVVWILTVGFRQDIQRFAIEGVIAFMACGLLMAIATAIIGKIMKAKVSYGPTKLAMCLMLFLGFKGSVVALGVAVVLGIFFALVCKSKKRRISLAPAISIGFVVAFLVKDALAVFFA from the coding sequence TTGATTTTTTCTTATCCTTTGTTTGAGATACCTTTTATAGGAATATATTTAATTATATTAGCTTTTATGTTTGGAGCTGTTTTCGCAAGCTTCATTACATGTACGGCTTGGCGTGTTGTCAGAGGTGAGGACTGGATGTTAGGTCACAGCCACTGCGATACTTGCGGTCACGAGCTTTCCACGGCAGACCTTTTCCCTATCATTTCATATATTGCTTTGAAGGGTAAGTGCAGATACTGCGGTTCGAAGGTTCCGCCGAGAGATCTGATTTTCGAGATCATATTGGGACTGTTATTTGCAGGAACGCTTGCACTGCACGGCGTTGTAGATGCAGCAGTCATTGCGGCTCTGGCACTTGAGATGCTCTTGCTCGGATTGTCTCTGGCGGACTGGGATTCCGGCGTTATTCCTGACGGATTTCTGGCAGCGATCTTGGTAGTCTGGATCCTTACGGTAGGATTCAGGCAGGACATTCAGAGATTTGCGATAGAGGGCGTTATTGCTTTTATGGCATGCGGTCTGCTCATGGCAATCGCAACTGCAATCATCGGCAAGATAATGAAAGCCAAAGTCAGCTACGGCCCGACAAAGCTTGCCATGTGCCTCATGCTTTTCCTTGGCTTTAAGGGTTCAGTCGTAGCTTTGGGCGTTGCGGTTGTGCTGGGAATCTTTTTCGCGCTTGTCTGCAAGTCGAAAAAGAGAAGGATCTCACTCGCACCTGCAATCTCTATAGGCTTTGTTGTTGCTTTTCTGGTTAAGGATGCTTTGGCGGTCTTTTTCGCATAA
- a CDS encoding SSU ribosomal protein S21P: MSEIKVKEGESLDSALRRFKRSCAKSGVLAEVRKREHYEKPSVKRKKKSEAARKRKH; encoded by the coding sequence ATGTCTGAGATTAAAGTTAAGGAAGGCGAGTCCCTTGACAGTGCACTTCGCAGATTTAAGCGTTCTTGCGCAAAGTCAGGCGTTCTTGCAGAAGTTCGTAAGAGAGAACATTACGAGAAGCCTTCTGTAAAGAGAAAGAAGAAGTCTGAAGCAGCTCGTAAGAGAAAGCATTAA
- a CDS encoding single-stranded-DNA-specific exonuclease — MLLTGKNWRLSASQKVEDADELLGVLLKNRGITEGQSVEQFLSEDDGIWHDPFLYNDMRKAVDIIVETMERHGKILVYGDYDCDGVTATSILVRYFRSHSVNVQYIVPHRSEHGYGLTEKIMDKVIEKKPDLVITVDCGVTNVDTVQELKHRGIKVIVTDHHNVKDELPPADCVICAKRPDNTYPFIDLCGAGVALKVVEALGKDGRYKVTGNIWRQAVELAGLATIADLVSVTNENRTIIKRAFKSMKNPSNVGVGVMNEMLLAPGKSLDETFISFNFVPRINAAGRLYDSADALKLFLENNPTEAKNAAQDLTRQNDERKEIEAKVFEEARAQLESPTRPDRWSLTNTCGPIVVYGKDWHQGVLGIVAGKLSQFYGRSALVFTDDATEPGCAKGSGRAFGDFDLYECLERISDKLVNFGGHKKAAGLLVRKTEMGTFMEALETESAKIYEEKGQSGEDNEEDAIQAECEIDPKGLDFDSYNEVSKLRPFGIGNPKPVFVTRGLVISGIAQMSQGAHIRLDLTDAEGKANISAVGFGMGDYFNILKAGDKVDIAYTLNEYCYRGETSLSLHLEDIRPYMGDGFMWKKAEIAEKLYTSGLAMDQIAKMAPGEDIRGQMRPTSEQYGACYKAIERFGGTAMSTVDLDLLARLVTNNYDVAVTPFQLKRCLEVFADCKLIRLRTIKPMRVCFNILRTGDKVKLSDSEVYRRIQGDQGQE; from the coding sequence ATGTTGTTGACCGGTAAGAACTGGCGCTTATCGGCATCCCAAAAAGTGGAGGATGCTGATGAGCTCCTTGGTGTTTTGCTTAAGAATCGCGGTATAACCGAAGGACAATCAGTAGAGCAGTTTTTGTCTGAGGATGACGGTATCTGGCACGATCCGTTCCTTTATAATGACATGCGAAAAGCTGTCGACATTATCGTTGAGACGATGGAGCGCCACGGCAAGATCCTGGTTTATGGCGACTACGATTGTGACGGCGTTACCGCTACTTCCATTCTGGTAAGGTATTTCAGGAGTCACTCTGTTAATGTGCAGTACATCGTGCCGCACAGAAGTGAGCACGGTTATGGCCTGACCGAAAAGATCATGGATAAGGTCATCGAAAAGAAGCCGGACCTTGTTATCACTGTTGACTGCGGCGTTACCAATGTTGATACGGTTCAGGAGCTTAAGCACAGAGGCATTAAGGTGATCGTTACTGACCACCACAATGTTAAGGACGAGCTGCCGCCGGCTGACTGTGTTATTTGCGCGAAAAGGCCTGACAACACTTATCCTTTCATTGATCTTTGCGGCGCGGGTGTTGCGTTAAAAGTTGTTGAGGCTTTAGGCAAAGACGGCAGGTATAAGGTGACAGGCAATATCTGGCGCCAGGCAGTGGAGCTTGCGGGCCTCGCAACTATTGCGGATCTTGTATCAGTCACCAATGAGAACAGAACGATAATCAAGCGTGCTTTTAAGAGCATGAAGAATCCTTCAAATGTCGGCGTCGGCGTTATGAACGAGATGCTTTTGGCACCGGGCAAATCTTTGGATGAGACGTTTATTTCATTTAACTTCGTGCCCAGGATCAATGCGGCAGGAAGACTTTACGATTCGGCGGATGCTTTAAAGCTCTTTCTCGAAAACAACCCGACTGAGGCTAAGAATGCTGCCCAGGACCTTACGAGGCAGAATGATGAGCGTAAGGAGATCGAGGCCAAGGTTTTCGAAGAGGCGAGGGCACAGTTAGAAAGTCCGACAAGACCTGACAGGTGGTCACTTACGAATACCTGCGGTCCTATCGTAGTATATGGCAAAGACTGGCACCAGGGTGTTTTGGGAATTGTTGCCGGCAAGCTCTCGCAGTTCTATGGAAGATCCGCGCTCGTTTTTACTGACGATGCGACTGAACCCGGATGCGCAAAGGGTTCGGGCAGGGCGTTTGGCGACTTCGACCTTTACGAGTGCCTGGAACGCATATCTGATAAGCTCGTTAATTTCGGAGGCCATAAGAAGGCTGCCGGACTTCTCGTAAGAAAGACCGAGATGGGCACATTCATGGAAGCTTTGGAGACTGAGTCTGCAAAGATCTATGAAGAGAAGGGCCAGTCTGGCGAGGATAACGAAGAGGACGCTATTCAGGCTGAGTGCGAGATCGATCCTAAGGGCTTGGACTTCGATTCCTATAATGAAGTAAGTAAATTGAGGCCTTTCGGCATCGGCAACCCGAAGCCGGTTTTCGTTACCAGAGGACTTGTTATCTCGGGCATCGCACAGATGAGCCAGGGCGCGCACATCAGGCTCGACCTGACGGATGCTGAAGGCAAGGCAAATATCTCTGCTGTCGGTTTTGGCATGGGAGATTATTTCAATATTTTGAAGGCGGGCGACAAGGTCGACATCGCTTATACATTGAACGAATATTGCTACAGGGGCGAGACTTCGCTGAGCCTGCATTTAGAGGATATCAGGCCTTACATGGGCGACGGATTCATGTGGAAGAAGGCTGAGATCGCGGAAAAGCTTTATACGAGCGGGCTTGCTATGGATCAGATCGCGAAAATGGCTCCCGGCGAAGATATCAGGGGCCAGATGAGGCCGACTTCGGAGCAGTATGGCGCTTGCTATAAGGCAATCGAGCGTTTCGGAGGCACGGCCATGTCGACGGTCGATCTGGACCTCCTTGCAAGATTGGTAACTAACAATTATGATGTAGCGGTGACTCCGTTCCAGCTCAAGAGGTGCCTCGAAGTTTTCGCCGACTGCAAGCTTATAAGGCTCAGGACGATAAAACCGATGAGAGTCTGCTTCAACATTTTGAGAACGGGCGACAAAGTCAAACTCAGTGATTCTGAGGTTTATAGGAGAATACAAGGTGACCAGGGGCAAGAATGA
- a CDS encoding RelA/SpoT family (p)ppGpp synthetase, which produces MTRGKNDKEFNAVTEEEVQAEAERAYLQDDSIKPEIPSELEEKFQEILKLYDEYARAANLDEKDIEEDNAEMEKAFIFAYKAHRNQKRKTGEPYITHPVAVALILADLKVDSATIEAALLHDTIEDTIVDDQMVTEKFGSVVCSLVDGVTKLNLSLDNVVYNSKVDIQASNVRKMFIALTDDIRVIFIKLADRLHNMRTLKSMSPEKQIEKAQETLDIYVPFAGRFGIYKIKWELEDLCLRYLHPDDYYELVKLVNGNRAQRENFMEEVVSEIRGKLEENGIVHYDIEGRPKHFYSIYKKMHEKGKTIDEIYDLFACRIIVDEVIECYQVLGIIHEMYQHVPGRFKDYIAMPKENKYQSIHTTVVSHTGTPFEVQIRTFAMHQIAEFGIAAHWHYKEAGNSQEFKADRYDTKINEMRQIIDSQNELTDSGEFMEAFKMNIAPDEIFVYTPKHEVIKLPKGSCPIDFAYAIHSGIGNHMHGAKVNGRIVPLSYELKNSDIVEIQSSAKLVKGPSRDWVAIARTANAKSKINSWFKREARADNITTGRELLTNEITRNGFDPSKLLMHKSIEMILKRNNFQNLDDMFAALGYGSISVSKVFSRLRDDYIRNISEEERRALGYRVTADGNVAYSPNELPIELGKADQTRNSKSSKTKAPETSKQVLDYDVAKINALSIDPHQTGVDLQNAASGNAKPTRSARTDAARRAHSNDAVVVNGLDTIATHISKCCHPVFGDEIIGYVTQEKGVGIHKVNCKNILNIIKNRGNSEKDEQKYQRLVAVRWLSKAKFSSYDVQLVVVAMDRNGLLIDVLDKINEEKINIVKLNTVVDGPEARIFVTINVSGREQLDRTCDRIMRVKDVVDVIRN; this is translated from the coding sequence GTGACCAGGGGCAAGAATGACAAAGAATTTAATGCCGTAACCGAGGAAGAAGTGCAGGCTGAGGCCGAACGCGCTTATCTTCAGGACGACAGTATTAAGCCCGAGATCCCTTCGGAACTGGAAGAGAAATTCCAGGAAATATTGAAGCTCTACGACGAGTATGCGAGGGCTGCAAATCTCGATGAGAAGGATATCGAAGAAGATAACGCCGAGATGGAAAAGGCGTTCATTTTCGCATACAAAGCTCACCGCAACCAGAAGCGTAAGACAGGCGAGCCCTACATTACGCACCCTGTAGCAGTCGCACTTATCCTCGCTGACCTTAAGGTCGATTCAGCTACCATTGAGGCCGCGCTCCTTCACGACACGATCGAAGATACAATTGTCGACGACCAGATGGTCACGGAGAAGTTCGGTTCAGTCGTATGCAGCCTTGTTGACGGCGTTACAAAGCTCAATTTGAGCCTCGATAATGTTGTTTATAATTCAAAGGTCGATATCCAGGCGTCGAATGTTCGAAAGATGTTTATCGCCCTGACCGACGATATCCGCGTAATCTTTATCAAGCTCGCTGACCGTCTGCACAACATGAGAACGTTAAAGTCCATGAGCCCTGAAAAGCAGATCGAAAAGGCTCAGGAGACACTTGATATCTACGTTCCTTTCGCAGGCAGATTCGGTATCTACAAGATCAAGTGGGAATTGGAAGACCTCTGCTTGAGATATCTCCATCCGGACGATTACTATGAGCTCGTAAAGCTCGTAAACGGTAACCGTGCCCAGAGAGAAAACTTCATGGAGGAAGTTGTTTCCGAGATCCGTGGAAAGTTAGAAGAGAACGGCATTGTCCATTACGATATTGAAGGACGCCCGAAGCACTTCTACAGTATTTACAAGAAGATGCACGAAAAGGGCAAAACGATAGATGAGATCTACGATCTTTTCGCGTGCCGTATTATCGTCGACGAAGTCATCGAGTGCTATCAGGTATTAGGTATCATCCACGAGATGTACCAGCACGTTCCCGGCCGTTTTAAGGACTATATCGCGATGCCTAAGGAGAACAAGTACCAGTCGATCCATACGACGGTCGTAAGCCACACGGGCACGCCTTTCGAAGTGCAGATAAGAACATTCGCGATGCACCAGATCGCGGAGTTCGGTATCGCTGCGCACTGGCATTACAAGGAAGCCGGCAATTCACAGGAATTCAAGGCTGACAGATACGACACGAAGATCAACGAGATGCGCCAGATCATTGACTCACAGAACGAGCTTACAGACTCGGGCGAGTTCATGGAAGCGTTCAAGATGAATATCGCACCGGACGAGATTTTCGTATACACGCCTAAGCACGAAGTCATTAAGCTTCCTAAGGGTTCATGCCCGATCGATTTCGCTTATGCGATTCACTCAGGCATCGGCAACCACATGCACGGCGCCAAGGTCAACGGCCGTATCGTTCCTTTGTCTTACGAGCTCAAGAACAGCGATATCGTTGAGATCCAGTCCTCTGCAAAGCTCGTTAAAGGCCCTTCGCGCGACTGGGTAGCGATCGCACGCACAGCGAACGCAAAGTCCAAGATCAATTCCTGGTTCAAGCGTGAGGCACGTGCCGACAACATCACGACAGGCCGTGAGCTTTTGACAAACGAGATCACCAGAAACGGCTTTGATCCGTCTAAGCTCCTGATGCATAAGTCCATCGAGATGATCCTGAAGCGCAACAACTTCCAGAATCTCGATGACATGTTCGCTGCATTGGGCTACGGTTCCATCAGCGTCAGCAAGGTTTTCTCACGTCTCCGTGACGACTATATCCGCAATATTTCTGAAGAAGAGCGCCGTGCTCTGGGCTACCGTGTAACTGCTGACGGCAACGTCGCTTACAGCCCGAACGAGCTCCCGATCGAACTCGGCAAGGCTGACCAGACACGTAATTCCAAGAGCTCGAAAACAAAGGCTCCGGAGACTTCCAAGCAGGTGCTTGATTACGATGTCGCTAAGATAAACGCCCTGAGCATCGATCCTCACCAGACAGGTGTCGACCTTCAGAATGCTGCTTCTGGCAACGCTAAGCCTACAAGAAGTGCCAGGACCGATGCCGCAAGAAGAGCGCACAGCAATGACGCTGTCGTCGTTAACGGCCTCGACACGATTGCTACGCACATTTCCAAGTGCTGCCATCCTGTTTTCGGCGACGAGATCATCGGATATGTCACGCAGGAAAAGGGTGTTGGCATCCACAAAGTCAACTGCAAGAATATTCTTAATATCATCAAGAACCGCGGCAATTCCGAAAAGGACGAGCAGAAGTACCAGCGCCTCGTTGCCGTCAGGTGGCTATCAAAGGCGAAGTTTTCCAGCTACGATGTCCAGCTTGTCGTTGTTGCCATGGACCGCAACGGCCTTCTCATCGACGTTCTCGATAAGATCAATGAAGAGAAGATCAACATCGTCAAGCTCAACACAGTCGTTGACGGCCCTGAAGCAAGAATCTTCGTAACGATCAACGTTTCAGGCAGAGAGCAGCTCGACCGTACCTGCGATCGCATCATGCGCGTCAAGGACGTTGTTGACGTAATCAGAAACTGA
- a CDS encoding ribonuclease J yields the protein MSSNSKRHSYKDPKYKNTNPVKIIPLGGIGEIGKNMTAFEYNNDIIIVDCGMSFPEENMPGVDCVIPDFTYIRRNHEKLRGIVITHGHEDHIGALPYFLREFKCPVFGGTMAIELIKLKLQDKNVPMEGLKLSTCKNGDIIRFGNSFSVEFIRVNHSIADSYALCINTPAGRIVHSGDFKIDYTPINGKTINLQRLGELGKEGVLMFMCESTNVEIEGFSPSEKHVGEAFSHYFRKAEGRIIVATFSSHVHRMQQIITAAEKYGRHVCLSGRSMVQVFNIANQLGYIDIKPDTLIDIDAIDNYPDNKIVVLTTGSQAEPMSALTRMAYSSHRSVDITKGDTVIISADPIPGNEKPIYRVINELYKKGAHVIYQSLADVHVSGHAYRDELMMLHTLIKPQFFIPVHGEYRMLCLHKEMAESLGMNEENICILENGAVLELTSDEAKIADHVPAAPVLIDGTNTVDADDRVLTDRIHLSEDGCLAIAITVDEESGDLACSPAVNSIGCFDDDENQSVLYELISDKVDDLLKQASNKAGSVEAFLQKRNFREQIKNFVYSKSGRRPMIIFNISYVGGYSDDDTYYGDR from the coding sequence ATGAGCAGCAATTCGAAAAGACACAGTTACAAAGACCCTAAGTACAAGAACACAAATCCCGTAAAGATCATTCCCTTAGGCGGTATCGGCGAGATCGGCAAAAACATGACCGCCTTTGAATACAACAACGACATAATTATCGTTGACTGCGGTATGAGCTTTCCTGAAGAAAACATGCCGGGCGTTGATTGCGTCATCCCCGATTTCACATACATCAGGCGCAATCACGAAAAGCTCAGGGGCATCGTCATTACGCATGGTCACGAGGACCACATCGGCGCACTCCCCTATTTCTTAAGAGAATTCAAGTGCCCTGTTTTCGGCGGCACAATGGCAATAGAGCTCATCAAGTTAAAGCTCCAGGACAAGAACGTTCCGATGGAAGGCCTTAAGCTCTCTACATGCAAGAACGGCGACATCATAAGATTCGGCAACTCATTCTCGGTCGAATTCATCAGAGTCAACCACTCGATCGCCGACTCCTACGCGCTCTGCATCAACACGCCTGCCGGCAGGATCGTCCATTCGGGCGACTTCAAGATCGACTACACCCCGATCAACGGCAAGACCATTAATCTCCAGCGCTTAGGCGAGCTCGGAAAAGAAGGCGTCCTGATGTTCATGTGCGAGTCCACAAATGTTGAGATCGAAGGATTCTCACCCTCCGAAAAGCATGTCGGCGAGGCATTTTCGCACTATTTCAGAAAAGCTGAAGGCCGCATCATCGTTGCAACATTCTCATCACACGTTCACAGAATGCAGCAGATCATCACCGCTGCCGAAAAATACGGCCGCCACGTCTGCCTCTCCGGCCGCTCGATGGTCCAGGTTTTCAATATCGCCAATCAGTTGGGCTACATCGATATCAAGCCCGACACGCTGATTGACATCGATGCTATCGACAATTATCCCGACAACAAGATCGTCGTGCTGACGACAGGATCTCAAGCCGAACCGATGAGCGCGCTCACACGTATGGCTTATTCGTCCCACCGCTCAGTCGACATCACCAAGGGCGACACGGTCATCATTTCCGCTGACCCTATCCCGGGCAACGAAAAGCCTATATACAGAGTGATCAACGAGCTCTACAAAAAGGGCGCGCACGTTATCTACCAGTCCCTGGCTGACGTCCATGTTTCCGGCCACGCTTACAGGGACGAGCTCATGATGCTCCACACCCTTATCAAGCCTCAGTTCTTCATCCCCGTTCACGGCGAATACCGTATGCTCTGCCTCCACAAGGAAATGGCAGAGAGCCTCGGCATGAACGAAGAGAATATCTGCATTCTCGAAAACGGCGCAGTTCTGGAACTCACTTCCGATGAAGCAAAGATCGCAGATCATGTTCCTGCAGCGCCTGTCCTCATCGACGGCACCAACACGGTAGACGCTGACGACAGGGTCCTGACAGACCGTATTCATTTGAGTGAAGACGGATGCCTCGCGATCGCCATCACGGTCGATGAAGAGTCCGGCGACCTCGCGTGCTCCCCTGCCGTCAATTCGATTGGATGCTTCGATGACGACGAGAATCAGAGCGTTCTCTATGAGCTTATTTCCGACAAGGTCGACGACCTCTTAAAGCAGGCCAGCAACAAGGCAGGCAGCGTCGAAGCTTTCCTTCAGAAGCGCAATTTCAGGGAACAGATCAAGAACTTCGTTTACTCCAAGTCCGGCCGCCGCCCGATGATAATATTCAACATCAGCTACGTCGGCGGATACAGCGACGACGACACTTACTACGGGGACAGGTAA
- a CDS encoding 3D (Asp-Asp-Asp) domain-containing protein, giving the protein MKLVGVKEFYNITRAKMISAVNCCIVVSLCATATFAVDSAIDRNDTMPQPTETEVTITIVSYPEGYDPDNPDPTDTSESAGESSSDTSETSETSTSEGSTETSGTSGATTTPGTSESTSGSTSGSTSGSTTDSTKDTTKETTKETTKETTKATTKETEKVTESEEYKKVYATTTVNVRKGPGTDYDKVKQVYSGDEIDVVAVTSNGWYKTANGNYVKKSLTTDSKPKATATPKPKAKATNTPTPKPKHSSATATPKPKATSTPAPKSAGEAVRCKITFYGPQKMKDGSYSKATASGTTCTEGRTVAADWSIFPKGTKIYIENDPLGGDGYYTVEDKGGAVKGYIIDIYAEDGETGSHATCYRNVSVVK; this is encoded by the coding sequence TTGAAACTGGTTGGAGTAAAGGAATTCTATAATATTACACGCGCCAAGATGATCTCGGCCGTTAATTGCTGCATCGTTGTTTCGCTCTGCGCAACAGCTACATTTGCAGTAGATTCCGCTATTGACCGCAATGACACCATGCCTCAGCCGACTGAGACTGAAGTTACTATTACCATTGTTTCCTATCCTGAAGGTTACGATCCCGATAATCCGGATCCCACCGACACTTCAGAATCTGCCGGCGAATCTTCTTCTGACACTTCAGAGACTTCCGAGACATCTACATCAGAAGGCTCTACAGAGACATCCGGCACATCCGGAGCTACAACTACGCCCGGCACTTCTGAATCAACATCAGGATCAACATCAGGATCAACATCAGGATCAACGACAGATTCTACAAAAGATACCACAAAAGAAACCACCAAAGAGACAACTAAGGAAACCACTAAGGCTACTACAAAAGAAACCGAAAAGGTCACAGAGTCCGAAGAATATAAGAAAGTTTACGCAACGACTACTGTCAATGTCAGAAAAGGTCCAGGCACCGATTACGACAAGGTCAAGCAGGTATATTCCGGTGACGAGATCGATGTTGTTGCAGTTACTTCCAACGGCTGGTACAAGACAGCTAACGGCAACTATGTAAAGAAGTCTCTTACAACTGACTCCAAGCCCAAGGCAACTGCAACACCCAAGCCGAAGGCAAAGGCTACTAATACACCTACTCCGAAGCCCAAACATTCATCGGCAACGGCAACACCTAAGCCCAAGGCTACCAGCACTCCTGCACCCAAGTCTGCAGGCGAGGCAGTAAGATGCAAGATCACTTTCTACGGTCCCCAGAAGATGAAGGACGGTTCTTACAGCAAGGCCACCGCTTCCGGAACGACCTGCACGGAAGGCCGTACTGTTGCAGCAGACTGGTCCATCTTCCCTAAGGGCACCAAGATCTACATCGAAAACGACCCCTTGGGTGGCGACGGCTATTATACTGTTGAAGATAAGGGCGGCGCAGTTAAAGGCTACATCATAGACATCTACGCAGAAGACGGTGAGACAGGTAGCCACGCTACCTGCTACCGCAACGTTTCCGTAGTGAAGTAA
- a CDS encoding prolyl-tRNA synthetase, translating to MRVSELFLATQREIPADAEIPSHRLMLRAGLIRKMASGVYSFMPMGYRTYRKVEAVIREEMDKAGAQELIMPALLPAEAYQGSGRWEKFGPEMFRLTDRGGRSFCLGPTHEEPFTEAVRDSIRSYKQLPVTLYQIQHKYRDEKRPRFGVIRAREFVMKDAYSFDVDEAGLDISYKKMYDAYRAIFDRLGLDYTIVDADSGAMGGSGSQEFMVKSEVGEDAICFCDECGYAANEEKAGWTRGAADTAEELAIEKIHTPDVKTIEELCGFMNCGADAFVKTILYNIDGKFVAAMCRGDRDINETKLGNLYDATEMELAAFADVEMITGAKVGFAGPVNLKQKVDIVVDPEVAGMKNFVVGACETDYHFKNVNIGRDFEADKIADITNAKAGDICPKCGKGKLGMARGVEVGHIFKLGTKYSDALGCIYLDNNGKEHSMVMGCYGIGVSRVLAAIIEQYHDDDGIIWPTIVAPYEIIVVPTKANDEELMSVANKIYDDLTKAGCEVLIDDRNERPGVKFKDADLLGIPLRITVGRRAGEGIVEVKRRDSAETSEITVEEAINLAKEI from the coding sequence ATGAGAGTTTCCGAATTGTTTTTGGCTACACAGAGAGAGATTCCTGCAGATGCAGAGATTCCTTCACACAGATTGATGCTTAGGGCGGGCCTGATCCGCAAGATGGCATCCGGCGTTTATTCCTTCATGCCGATGGGCTACCGCACCTACAGAAAGGTTGAGGCAGTTATCAGGGAAGAGATGGACAAGGCAGGAGCGCAGGAGCTCATCATGCCGGCACTTCTTCCTGCTGAGGCATATCAGGGTTCAGGCAGATGGGAAAAGTTCGGCCCCGAGATGTTCAGACTTACTGACCGTGGCGGCAGATCTTTCTGCTTAGGTCCTACACACGAAGAGCCTTTTACTGAGGCTGTAAGAGATTCGATCAGATCTTACAAGCAGCTCCCTGTAACTCTTTATCAGATCCAGCACAAGTACAGAGACGAGAAGCGTCCGAGATTCGGCGTTATCCGTGCACGTGAGTTCGTTATGAAGGATGCTTATTCCTTCGACGTTGACGAGGCAGGTCTCGATATCTCCTACAAGAAGATGTATGACGCTTACAGAGCGATCTTTGACAGACTCGGCCTGGACTACACGATCGTTGATGCTGACTCAGGTGCAATGGGCGGTTCCGGTTCACAGGAGTTCATGGTAAAGAGCGAAGTCGGCGAAGATGCTATCTGCTTCTGCGACGAGTGCGGCTATGCTGCTAACGAAGAGAAGGCAGGCTGGACAAGAGGTGCTGCTGATACAGCTGAAGAGCTCGCTATTGAGAAGATCCACACACCTGATGTTAAGACTATTGAAGAACTCTGCGGTTTCATGAACTGCGGAGCTGACGCATTCGTTAAGACTATCCTTTATAACATTGACGGCAAGTTCGTTGCTGCTATGTGCAGGGGCGACCGTGACATCAACGAGACAAAGCTCGGCAACCTCTACGATGCAACAGAGATGGAGCTTGCTGCATTTGCTGACGTTGAGATGATCACAGGCGCTAAGGTCGGTTTTGCAGGCCCTGTTAACCTTAAGCAGAAAGTCGACATCGTTGTTGACCCTGAAGTTGCAGGCATGAAGAACTTTGTAGTAGGCGCTTGCGAGACTGATTACCACTTCAAGAACGTTAATATCGGCAGAGATTTCGAAGCTGATAAGATTGCTGATATCACAAATGCTAAGGCCGGCGATATCTGCCCCAAGTGCGGCAAGGGCAAGCTCGGAATGGCTCGTGGCGTTGAGGTTGGACATATTTTCAAGCTCGGCACAAAGTATTCTGACGCATTGGGCTGCATCTATCTTGATAACAACGGCAAGGAACACAGCATGGTAATGGGATGCTACGGCATCGGCGTTTCCAGAGTTCTTGCTGCAATCATCGAGCAGTATCACGATGACGACGGAATCATCTGGCCTACGATCGTTGCTCCTTACGAGATCATCGTTGTTCCTACAAAGGCTAATGACGAAGAGCTCATGAGCGTTGCAAACAAGATCTATGACGATCTTACAAAGGCAGGCTGTGAAGTTCTTATCGATGACAGAAATGAGCGTCCCGGTGTTAAGTTCAAGGACGCTGACCTCCTCGGAATTCCGCTCAGGATCACTGTCGGAAGAAGAGCAGGCGAAGGCATCGTAGAAGTTAAGAGAAGAGATTCAGCTGAAACATCAGAGATCACGGTAGAAGAAGCTATTAATCTTGCCAAGGAGATCTGA